Proteins co-encoded in one Klebsiella michiganensis genomic window:
- a CDS encoding cytochrome C551, whose translation MRTNAVTSLVSASLCRGLLLLGIFLLVGCARSDALWGVVDKVCMTNYQQTSSPAPCQQIYMPEGKAHGFSVIQNPRYPYHFILVPTAKLTGIESPELAAEGRTDYFGYAWIMRRLLAWQYGAPVPDDALGLAINSAYGRSQNQLHIHLTCLREDVRRQMLAERPFITEEWRPLPDKLLRYTWYARRVMQPTVMGIDPINSVASHFHLTPEQLAEWGVAVIPTTYGEQKGFILLTTRRGWDRNNRASVEALLDKECAVLSPAAPL comes from the coding sequence ATGCGCACCAACGCAGTAACGTCGCTGGTTTCCGCCAGCCTTTGCCGTGGGCTTTTACTTCTGGGGATCTTCCTGCTGGTGGGCTGTGCCCGCTCCGACGCGCTATGGGGCGTGGTCGATAAGGTGTGCATGACTAACTATCAGCAAACCAGCAGCCCGGCACCGTGCCAGCAAATCTATATGCCAGAAGGAAAGGCTCACGGCTTTAGCGTTATCCAGAACCCACGCTACCCCTACCATTTTATTCTGGTCCCCACGGCGAAGCTGACCGGCATTGAAAGCCCGGAACTGGCGGCAGAAGGGCGCACGGACTATTTCGGCTATGCCTGGATCATGCGTCGCCTTTTAGCCTGGCAGTATGGCGCCCCGGTACCTGACGACGCTCTCGGTCTGGCCATTAACTCGGCTTATGGGCGAAGCCAAAATCAGCTGCATATTCACCTGACCTGCCTGCGGGAGGATGTCCGGCGTCAGATGCTGGCAGAACGTCCCTTTATAACGGAAGAATGGCGACCCTTGCCTGATAAGCTCCTGCGCTACACCTGGTACGCGCGGCGGGTGATGCAGCCGACAGTGATGGGGATTGATCCGATTAACAGCGTCGCGAGTCATTTCCATTTAACGCCTGAACAGCTGGCGGAGTGGGGCGTGGCCGTCATTCCCACCACCTACGGCGAGCAAAAAGGGTTTATTTTACTCACCACCAGGCGAGGCTGGGACCGCAATAATCGGGCCTCGGTGGAAGCATTGCTGGATAAAGAATGTGCGGTCTTGTCGCCTGCAGCGCCCCTTTGA
- a CDS encoding carbohydrate kinase has translation MRVYVIGNIAVDETWAISDMPKKGVSIHGIKVSQDVGGKGANQAIILSRCGIDTHLIAATGNDSNGEWIRQQIINEPLTLLPDGHFNPHSDTSIILNSADGDNAIITTTAAADTFSLDDIIPHMAEATAGDILLQQGNFSLDKTRALFQYAKTRGMTTVFNPSPVNPDFCHLWPLIDIAVVNESEAEQLQPYAVRSLVVTQGAAGAWLIQAGQRQFCPAFPAEALDTTGAGDTFLAVMLASSILRGVAPDALALAHASRAAAITVSRRGTLSAFPDGAELTALLAVNGAN, from the coding sequence ATGCGTGTTTACGTTATCGGTAATATTGCCGTGGATGAAACCTGGGCCATTTCAGACATGCCAAAAAAAGGCGTTTCAATTCACGGAATTAAAGTCTCGCAGGATGTCGGCGGTAAAGGCGCGAATCAGGCGATTATATTATCCCGCTGCGGAATCGACACGCATTTAATTGCTGCCACGGGAAATGACAGCAACGGCGAGTGGATCCGTCAGCAGATAATAAATGAACCATTGACGCTACTACCCGACGGCCATTTCAATCCACATAGCGACACCTCGATTATTTTAAATAGTGCTGATGGCGACAATGCCATTATTACCACTACGGCTGCTGCTGATACGTTCAGCCTTGATGATATTATTCCGCATATGGCGGAGGCCACAGCGGGCGATATTCTGCTCCAGCAAGGCAATTTCTCCCTGGATAAAACGCGGGCACTGTTCCAGTACGCCAAAACCCGCGGTATGACAACGGTATTCAACCCCTCACCTGTCAACCCTGACTTTTGCCATCTGTGGCCGCTTATCGACATCGCGGTGGTCAATGAATCCGAAGCCGAACAGCTCCAACCCTATGCCGTGAGAAGCTTAGTGGTGACCCAGGGCGCGGCAGGCGCCTGGCTTATCCAGGCGGGCCAGCGCCAGTTTTGCCCCGCCTTCCCTGCCGAGGCGCTAGACACCACCGGTGCAGGCGACACCTTCCTCGCGGTGATGCTGGCGTCTTCAATCCTGCGCGGTGTTGCGCCGGATGCGCTGGCGCTGGCACACGCCAGTAGAGCTGCCGCCATTACCGTCAGCCGCCGTGGAACGCTCAGCGCGTTTCCCGACGGCGCTGAACTCACCGCCCTGTTAGCCGTGAACGGCGCAAACTGA
- a CDS encoding cytochrome C peroxidase, giving the protein MAQEMSIKRVLLSDVAKLAGLSKSTLSRYMNNSIVLPQDTIDRIETAIRELDYRGNSLARRLSKGGSETFGLVLPDITNPFFAELADAAEEAASASGFSLVLCITRNNPEKECQFIRWLDTCQVDGLLFTTNRPDNGLLRKEIQRHERIVLLDEDIPGSKVPKVFADNVQGGRIATEQLIAAGHRHIAFVGGPDKLMSVRERYQGFCTAMEQAGLSWPPEWVIYGDYHREFGQQALRYLFSQPVPPTAVFAASDYLVLGLLDGLRTRGLQAPEALSLVGFDDANYADFTQPRISTIRQPARELGRTAVNIMMRLLNNDSDIPAETRLPVEWIGRDSIQKR; this is encoded by the coding sequence ATGGCGCAGGAAATGAGTATAAAACGCGTATTGTTATCCGATGTGGCAAAGCTGGCGGGGCTGTCGAAGTCGACACTGTCGCGTTATATGAACAACAGTATTGTGCTGCCGCAGGACACCATCGACCGTATTGAAACCGCCATTCGCGAACTGGACTATCGTGGCAATAGCCTGGCCCGCCGTCTTAGCAAGGGCGGCAGCGAAACGTTTGGCCTGGTGCTTCCCGATATTACCAACCCCTTCTTTGCCGAACTGGCCGATGCCGCCGAAGAGGCCGCTTCCGCCAGCGGCTTCAGCCTGGTGCTGTGTATCACCCGTAACAACCCTGAAAAAGAGTGCCAGTTCATCCGCTGGCTGGATACCTGCCAGGTCGACGGCCTGCTGTTCACCACCAACCGCCCCGATAACGGCCTGCTGCGTAAAGAGATCCAGCGTCACGAACGCATTGTCTTGCTGGATGAAGATATTCCCGGCAGTAAGGTACCGAAAGTGTTTGCTGATAACGTCCAGGGCGGGCGGATCGCCACCGAACAACTGATCGCTGCCGGGCATCGCCATATCGCTTTCGTCGGTGGCCCGGATAAGTTGATGAGCGTCCGCGAGCGCTACCAGGGATTCTGCACCGCGATGGAGCAAGCCGGCCTGAGCTGGCCACCCGAATGGGTTATTTACGGCGACTACCACCGCGAGTTTGGCCAACAGGCGCTGCGGTACCTGTTCAGCCAGCCGGTTCCCCCGACCGCCGTCTTCGCCGCCAGCGACTATCTGGTGCTCGGTCTGTTAGACGGTCTGCGCACCAGAGGACTTCAGGCTCCGGAGGCGCTATCGTTGGTCGGCTTCGATGACGCCAACTACGCCGATTTTACCCAGCCGAGGATTTCGACTATCCGACAGCCCGCCCGGGAACTGGGCCGCACCGCGGTGAACATCATGATGCGCCTGCTGAACAACGATAGTGATATCCCGGCGGAAACCCGCCTGCCGGTTGAATGGATTGGTCGCGACTCGATCCAGAAGCGTTAA
- a CDS encoding ABC transporter ATP-binding protein — MQQPQTTPARVEMINITKTYGSIRSLRGVNLALAPGEVLGLVGDNGAGKSTLTKVLSGAVIPSSGTIRIDGEQQQFTAPADSRRCHIEMVYQDLSLCDTVDVAGNLFMGREPMKSVLGIPFLDEGKMHADAREMLKGLGISIPDTRLLVRNLSGGQRQAIAIARAAAFDPKVLIMDEPTAALAVAEVEAVLELIRRVSARGVSVILITHRLQDLFLVCDRIMVMYEGTNVADRRVADTSLSDIVNLIVGEKFTAHSAAAH, encoded by the coding sequence ATGCAGCAGCCACAAACTACCCCAGCAAGGGTGGAGATGATCAATATCACCAAGACCTACGGGTCGATACGTTCCCTGCGCGGAGTCAACCTTGCGCTGGCCCCAGGCGAAGTGCTGGGCTTAGTCGGCGATAACGGCGCGGGGAAATCCACCCTGACCAAAGTGCTCTCTGGCGCGGTGATCCCTTCCAGCGGCACGATTCGTATCGACGGTGAACAGCAGCAGTTTACCGCTCCGGCCGATTCACGCCGCTGCCATATCGAGATGGTGTATCAGGATCTGTCGCTGTGCGACACGGTCGACGTCGCGGGCAATCTGTTTATGGGCCGCGAGCCGATGAAATCGGTCCTTGGTATCCCCTTCCTCGATGAGGGCAAAATGCACGCCGACGCCCGGGAGATGCTTAAAGGGCTCGGGATCTCCATTCCCGATACACGACTGCTGGTGCGAAATCTCTCCGGCGGCCAGCGCCAGGCTATTGCCATCGCTCGCGCAGCAGCCTTTGACCCGAAAGTGCTGATTATGGATGAACCCACCGCCGCGCTGGCCGTCGCGGAAGTCGAAGCGGTTCTCGAGCTCATTCGCCGCGTTTCCGCTCGCGGGGTGAGCGTGATTCTGATTACCCACCGCCTGCAGGACCTGTTCCTGGTCTGTGACCGGATCATGGTGATGTATGAAGGTACCAACGTCGCCGACAGACGGGTGGCCGACACCAGCCTGAGCGATATTGTTAACCTGATTGTGGGCGAAAAATTCACCGCCCACTCTGCGGCTGCACATTGA
- the metQ gene encoding DL-methionine transporter substrate-binding subunit, translating into MRSAIKHTVKISLLAVSLAGATLLTGCGPKQDANHIKVGISAGIDQPLWDTVKKVAKEKYNLDVEVVTFTDYVLPNSALSSGDIDANSFQHGPYLDKQIKERGYKLAAVGNTFVYPIAGYSRKIKSVSELKDGAQVAVPNDPTNLGRSLLLLQTQGLIKLKDNVGLLPTSLDIVANPKHLKIVEVEAAQLTRAIDDDKIDLAIINTNYSSQIGLTPAKNGLFVEDKNSPYVNIIVAREDNKDSDNVKNLVKAYQTDEVAAAADKIYHGDAVKGW; encoded by the coding sequence ATGCGCTCGGCGATAAAACATACTGTAAAAATTTCTCTGCTGGCTGTTTCACTGGCTGGAGCCACGTTGCTTACCGGCTGTGGCCCTAAACAGGACGCGAACCATATTAAAGTGGGCATCAGCGCAGGCATCGATCAGCCGCTATGGGATACCGTCAAAAAGGTCGCAAAAGAAAAATACAACCTTGATGTGGAAGTGGTGACCTTCACTGACTATGTCTTACCCAATTCGGCGTTGAGCAGCGGCGATATTGATGCCAATTCATTCCAGCATGGCCCTTATCTGGATAAGCAAATAAAAGAGCGCGGCTATAAGCTAGCCGCCGTGGGCAATACTTTTGTTTATCCTATTGCCGGTTATTCCCGCAAAATTAAATCCGTGTCTGAGCTGAAGGATGGGGCGCAGGTGGCTGTACCTAATGACCCTACGAATCTGGGGCGTTCCCTGCTGCTGCTGCAAACCCAGGGTTTGATAAAACTGAAGGATAATGTCGGCCTGCTGCCAACGTCTCTGGATATTGTAGCCAATCCTAAGCACCTGAAAATTGTTGAAGTAGAGGCCGCGCAGCTGACTCGCGCCATTGATGACGACAAAATCGACCTCGCGATCATCAACACCAATTATTCCAGTCAGATTGGGCTGACGCCCGCCAAAAACGGCCTGTTTGTTGAAGATAAAAACTCGCCGTACGTGAACATTATTGTTGCCCGGGAAGATAATAAGGACAGCGACAATGTGAAAAACCTTGTGAAGGCATACCAGACCGATGAAGTGGCCGCCGCGGCTGACAAAATTTATCACGGTGATGCCGTAAAAGGCTGGTAA
- a CDS encoding TenA family transcriptional regulator, with protein sequence MELFSERLLSEHQQAWQAMQRHRFVVDIEEDRLPAAVFNRYLVFEGNFVATAIAIFALGVSKAPDIHQQRWLIGVLNALVDTQIAWFEQVLSERRIDPAEYPADLPAVRRFRDGMLWTAQQGSYEQIVTMMFAAEWMYYFWCQRVSERRQSDADIRRWVEMHAEDAFYQQALWLKNELDRCAIALSEKEKQALSALYGDVLQWEIDFHHAAYEEWPRGE encoded by the coding sequence ATGGAATTGTTTAGCGAGCGTCTGCTGAGCGAGCATCAACAGGCGTGGCAGGCGATGCAGAGGCACCGTTTTGTGGTTGATATAGAGGAGGATCGTCTGCCAGCAGCCGTCTTCAACCGTTATCTCGTATTTGAAGGCAACTTTGTCGCGACGGCAATCGCGATTTTTGCCCTCGGGGTCAGCAAAGCGCCGGATATTCATCAGCAGCGCTGGCTGATTGGCGTGCTGAATGCCCTGGTTGACACCCAGATCGCATGGTTTGAACAGGTGTTATCAGAGCGGCGGATCGATCCCGCTGAGTACCCGGCCGATTTACCCGCCGTGCGGCGTTTTCGCGACGGTATGCTGTGGACCGCCCAGCAGGGCAGCTATGAGCAGATCGTTACAATGATGTTCGCTGCGGAATGGATGTATTACTTCTGGTGCCAGCGGGTGAGCGAGCGTCGCCAGAGCGACGCGGACATCCGACGCTGGGTAGAGATGCACGCGGAGGACGCATTCTATCAGCAGGCTCTTTGGCTAAAGAACGAACTCGATCGCTGCGCCATCGCGCTGAGTGAAAAAGAAAAGCAGGCGCTGTCGGCACTTTATGGCGATGTTCTGCAGTGGGAAATTGATTTTCATCACGCAGCGTACGAGGAGTGGCCGCGAGGTGAATAA
- a CDS encoding PTS maltose transporter subunit IIABC, with amino-acid sequence MKIVCVCGMGLGSSVIAKMNIEQVLKKMNLSATVETCDLGSVRGVPADLYVTTRELAVSMPAEVQSKTIVLTNFVRKVEIESSIGDYLKNLA; translated from the coding sequence ATGAAAATTGTTTGCGTATGCGGCATGGGACTTGGTTCAAGTGTGATTGCCAAAATGAACATCGAACAAGTGCTGAAAAAAATGAATCTCTCCGCGACCGTGGAAACCTGCGATTTAGGCAGCGTGCGCGGCGTGCCTGCCGACCTGTATGTCACCACCCGTGAATTAGCCGTCAGCATGCCTGCTGAAGTGCAGAGTAAAACCATCGTGCTGACTAACTTTGTGCGTAAAGTCGAAATCGAAAGCAGCATTGGCGATTACCTCAAAAATCTGGCGTAG
- a CDS encoding sugar ABC transporter substrate-binding protein, which yields MMLFNTGKLRSIAVATTMLASIGFISAAGAAAPTYALVQINQQALFFNLMNKGAADAAKSSGKNLVIFNSNDNPVAQNDAIENYIQQGVKGILVDAIDVNGIMPAIKEAAAANIPVIAIDAVLPAGPQAAQVGVDNIEGGKIIGKYFVDYVQKEMGGQARLGIVGALNSAIQNQRQKGFEEMLKSNPKITIADVVDGQNVQDKAMIAAENLITGNPDLTVIYATGEPALLGAIAAVENQGRQKDIKVFGWDLTAKAISGIDGGYVTAVLQQDPEKMGAEALKALNAITSGKTVPKTILVPATVVTKANVDTYRSLFK from the coding sequence ATGATGTTATTTAACACCGGAAAACTGCGTTCTATTGCTGTAGCTACGACGATGCTGGCATCAATCGGTTTTATTTCTGCCGCCGGCGCCGCAGCTCCAACTTATGCGCTGGTACAAATTAATCAGCAGGCTCTGTTCTTTAATCTGATGAATAAAGGTGCGGCGGATGCGGCTAAGTCCAGCGGCAAAAATTTAGTGATTTTTAACTCTAATGATAATCCCGTGGCGCAAAACGATGCGATAGAAAACTATATTCAACAAGGTGTTAAAGGTATTCTCGTTGACGCTATCGACGTTAACGGCATTATGCCTGCGATAAAAGAAGCTGCCGCTGCCAACATTCCGGTAATTGCGATTGATGCCGTATTACCGGCCGGGCCGCAGGCGGCTCAGGTCGGCGTTGATAATATCGAGGGTGGTAAAATAATTGGTAAATACTTCGTGGACTATGTGCAGAAAGAGATGGGGGGGCAGGCGCGGTTGGGTATTGTTGGTGCACTGAATTCAGCTATTCAGAACCAGCGGCAGAAAGGATTTGAAGAGATGCTGAAAAGCAATCCGAAAATCACCATTGCTGACGTTGTCGACGGCCAGAACGTGCAGGATAAAGCCATGATCGCGGCCGAAAACCTGATTACCGGTAACCCCGATCTGACGGTGATTTATGCCACCGGCGAACCCGCTTTGCTGGGCGCCATTGCCGCCGTGGAAAACCAGGGGCGCCAGAAGGATATTAAAGTCTTTGGCTGGGATCTGACGGCGAAGGCCATTTCAGGTATCGACGGTGGGTACGTCACCGCCGTATTGCAGCAGGATCCGGAAAAGATGGGGGCCGAAGCTCTGAAAGCGCTGAACGCTATCACCTCAGGTAAAACCGTGCCGAAAACCATTCTGGTTCCTGCCACGGTGGTAACCAAAGCGAACGTAGATACCTACCGTTCGCTGTTCAAGTAG
- a CDS encoding ascorbate 6-phosphate lactonase, which produces MSHVNEISRESWVQNTFPEWGTWLNDEISAENVAPKSVAMWWLGCVGLWVKTPGNANVSIDFWCGTGKRKKNLPDMKPSHQMARMSGARIAQPNLRSTPFVLDPFSIKEIDAVLATHYHADHIDINVAAAVLKNCSPEVPFIGPQACVDLWMQWGVPAERCRVVKPGDVIKIKDMEIAVLESSDRTILITEPPKPLADDGAAIPDMDLRSVNYLLKTPGGNIYHSGDSHYSNMYAQHGKQHNIDVALGSFGENPIGITDKMTSVDILRMGEALRTNVMIPFHHDIWCNMLADTNEILTLFEMRRHRLQYQFVPFIWQPGGKFTYPQDLNRRIYQHPRGFPDIFEAETDLPYPSFL; this is translated from the coding sequence ATGAGTCATGTAAACGAAATTTCCCGCGAATCCTGGGTACAGAATACCTTTCCGGAATGGGGGACCTGGCTGAATGATGAAATCAGCGCCGAGAACGTTGCTCCAAAATCGGTGGCAATGTGGTGGCTTGGTTGTGTCGGCCTGTGGGTGAAAACCCCGGGCAATGCCAATGTCAGCATTGATTTCTGGTGCGGCACCGGCAAGCGCAAAAAGAATCTGCCGGACATGAAACCGAGCCATCAGATGGCCCGTATGAGCGGGGCGCGGATCGCTCAACCGAACCTGCGCAGCACCCCCTTCGTGCTCGACCCGTTCTCCATCAAAGAGATCGACGCGGTGCTGGCCACGCACTATCACGCAGACCATATCGACATCAACGTGGCGGCAGCCGTACTGAAAAACTGTTCTCCGGAGGTGCCGTTTATTGGCCCACAGGCGTGCGTGGATTTATGGATGCAGTGGGGAGTACCTGCGGAGCGTTGTCGGGTTGTGAAACCTGGTGATGTTATCAAAATTAAAGATATGGAAATCGCCGTGCTGGAGTCTTCTGACCGGACGATCCTTATTACGGAACCGCCAAAACCGCTGGCAGATGACGGGGCGGCTATCCCGGATATGGATTTGCGTTCGGTGAACTACCTGCTGAAAACCCCGGGTGGTAACATCTATCACTCAGGCGATTCTCACTACTCCAATATGTACGCTCAGCATGGCAAGCAGCATAATATCGACGTCGCGCTGGGTTCGTTTGGCGAGAATCCGATAGGCATTACTGATAAAATGACTTCCGTGGACATCCTGCGAATGGGCGAAGCGCTGCGCACGAATGTGATGATCCCGTTCCACCACGATATCTGGTGCAACATGCTGGCGGACACCAACGAAATTCTGACGCTGTTCGAAATGCGTCGTCATCGCCTGCAATATCAGTTTGTGCCGTTTATCTGGCAGCCTGGCGGTAAATTTACTTACCCGCAGGATCTTAATCGTCGCATATACCAGCATCCGCGTGGCTTCCCGGATATTTTCGAGGCAGAAACGGACCTGCCATACCCGTCCTTCCTGTAA
- a CDS encoding PTS ascorbate transporter subunit IIC produces MKDIVDFIIFQLLDKAPLFLGLIAMTGLILQGRKVNEVIDGTTKTIIGLLVITIGSGTLLKSLTPIMGKLNSMLGIQGVLPANEAAFGVAMLHFANDVTMTFILGFLIHLFFVWIIPFKRCKNVYLTVHIQLFLATFMVVSLPGVLGLSGFPLIITGAVLCALYWTLTPAITRSLAQHFVGDDLTLGHHQQVGAWVASRIAKVVGNPEQDAEEMKLPGFLAMFRDNTISLSFLMPLIFLGIGLAVGADGIGQLSGKTNWVVWLIMEGLTFTAGVVILLVGVRMFIGSIVPAFKGISDRLLPDAVPALDCPALFPYSPTGAMLGFIASVAGALLVMGATILFKCSIIVFPSPIIMFFDGCTMGVFGNKYGGYKGALAAGFVTSIIAHAGIILLYPMMGSLFGSGLMFSNIDFTLVWLPLLYLLKLVGTAFGLVP; encoded by the coding sequence ATGAAAGATATTGTCGATTTTATTATTTTCCAACTGCTTGATAAGGCGCCACTGTTCCTCGGTCTCATTGCGATGACAGGGCTGATACTTCAGGGAAGAAAAGTCAACGAAGTCATTGATGGAACGACGAAAACCATCATTGGCCTGCTGGTTATCACCATCGGTTCCGGCACGCTGCTGAAATCACTAACCCCGATCATGGGGAAACTGAACAGCATGCTAGGGATCCAGGGCGTACTGCCAGCCAACGAGGCAGCGTTTGGTGTGGCAATGCTGCATTTTGCCAATGACGTCACCATGACGTTCATTCTCGGCTTCCTGATTCACCTGTTTTTTGTCTGGATCATTCCGTTCAAGCGCTGCAAAAACGTGTATCTGACGGTGCATATCCAGCTATTCCTGGCAACCTTTATGGTGGTTTCCCTGCCGGGCGTTCTGGGCTTATCTGGCTTCCCGCTGATCATCACTGGTGCTGTGCTGTGTGCGCTGTACTGGACGCTTACACCGGCGATTACTCGCTCCCTCGCACAGCACTTCGTTGGCGATGACCTGACGCTGGGTCATCACCAGCAGGTCGGGGCGTGGGTGGCAAGTCGTATTGCGAAAGTGGTTGGTAACCCGGAACAGGATGCGGAAGAGATGAAGTTGCCTGGTTTCCTGGCTATGTTCCGCGACAACACCATTTCGCTCTCATTCCTGATGCCGCTGATTTTCCTGGGCATTGGCCTGGCCGTTGGCGCGGATGGGATTGGTCAACTGAGCGGCAAGACCAACTGGGTTGTCTGGCTCATTATGGAAGGGCTGACCTTTACCGCTGGCGTGGTGATCCTGCTGGTGGGGGTGCGCATGTTTATCGGCTCGATTGTTCCGGCGTTTAAAGGAATTTCCGATCGTCTGCTGCCAGACGCGGTTCCGGCTCTGGATTGCCCGGCGCTTTTCCCGTACTCACCCACAGGTGCAATGCTTGGTTTTATCGCCTCCGTTGCCGGAGCGCTGCTGGTGATGGGGGCAACCATCCTCTTCAAATGTTCGATTATTGTTTTTCCAAGCCCAATCATCATGTTCTTTGATGGCTGCACCATGGGCGTATTTGGCAACAAATACGGCGGGTATAAAGGTGCGCTGGCCGCAGGCTTTGTAACCAGCATCATTGCGCATGCCGGCATAATTCTGCTTTACCCAATGATGGGCTCTCTGTTTGGTTCCGGACTGATGTTCTCCAATATCGATTTCACCCTGGTCTGGTTACCGCTGTTGTATTTGCTGAAACTTGTTGGCACCGCATTTGGTCTGGTGCCGTAA
- a CDS encoding ABC transporter permease: MSIMNLSSSRMIQHSLPRRLLHNHSGVVSIALFFVFCCVVFSLITSNFLTGTNWLNIIRQSAPLLIVATAMTLVITTGGIDLSVGSTLALVGALSAIALNNWGLPWPVVMLGGLLLGGFVGAINGFFIAYEGIPAFIVTLATLAVVRGIALLVTQGYSIPVPADSLFTFIGRAWVVGIPMPALIGILCLVTGHIVLNHMRFGRYVTAIGANAEGARRSGINTKAVTMKVYIISGMAAALAGMIITARLGSGSSNQGEGFELQVIAAVVLGSTSLFGGFGTIIGTLLGALSIAVIQNGLILSHISPFYTQIATGTIILLAIWLNTRILNPTRSTAKG; the protein is encoded by the coding sequence ATGAGTATCATGAACTTAAGCAGCTCCCGCATGATCCAGCATTCGCTGCCGCGCCGCCTGCTGCATAACCACTCAGGCGTGGTCAGCATTGCACTCTTTTTCGTCTTCTGCTGCGTGGTGTTTTCGCTGATAACCAGCAACTTTCTCACCGGCACCAACTGGCTGAACATTATCCGTCAGAGTGCCCCGCTGCTGATAGTCGCGACGGCAATGACCCTGGTCATTACCACAGGCGGTATAGATCTGTCTGTGGGCTCTACCCTGGCGCTGGTCGGCGCGCTTTCCGCGATCGCCCTTAATAACTGGGGGCTGCCGTGGCCAGTGGTAATGCTCGGCGGCCTTTTGCTTGGCGGATTCGTTGGCGCCATCAACGGCTTTTTTATTGCCTATGAAGGCATTCCGGCGTTTATCGTCACTCTCGCCACCCTGGCCGTGGTTCGCGGCATCGCGCTTCTGGTCACCCAGGGCTACTCGATTCCGGTTCCGGCTGACAGCCTGTTTACCTTTATAGGACGCGCGTGGGTAGTGGGTATCCCCATGCCCGCGCTGATCGGCATTTTGTGTCTGGTTACCGGGCATATCGTACTCAACCATATGCGCTTTGGCCGCTACGTGACCGCTATCGGCGCCAACGCCGAAGGTGCACGACGCAGCGGCATTAACACCAAAGCGGTCACCATGAAGGTCTATATCATCAGCGGAATGGCTGCCGCACTGGCGGGGATGATCATTACCGCCAGACTCGGCAGCGGCTCCTCCAACCAGGGCGAGGGCTTTGAGCTGCAGGTCATAGCGGCCGTAGTGCTTGGCAGTACCAGCCTGTTTGGCGGCTTCGGTACCATTATTGGCACGCTGCTGGGCGCGCTGTCGATTGCGGTCATTCAGAACGGGCTGATCCTGTCGCATATTTCGCCGTTTTACACTCAGATAGCCACCGGCACCATTATCCTGCTGGCCATCTGGCTGAACACCCGCATTCTCAACCCGACTCGCTCCACGGCGAAAGGATAG
- a CDS encoding BtpA family membrane complex biogenesis protein: protein MIAISAEKTNAIQAIFSRNKAVIGVIHCDPFPGSPKYRGKSVSGIVERALRDAENYISGGVHGLIIENHGDIPFSKPEDIGHETSALMAVITEKVRERFAVPLGINVLANAAIPAMAIALAGGADFVRVNQWANAYIANEGFIEGAAAKALRYRSMLRAEHIRVFADSHVKHGSHAIVADRSIQELTRDVDFFEADAVIATGQRTGDSATMEEIDEIRAATELPLLVGSGVTPGNVRQILGRTQGVIVASTMKVDGVWWNDVELARVKHFMSVAQAALEEE, encoded by the coding sequence ATGATTGCTATCTCAGCAGAAAAAACGAACGCAATACAAGCTATTTTTTCACGTAATAAAGCTGTTATTGGTGTTATTCATTGCGACCCTTTCCCCGGCTCGCCAAAATATCGAGGAAAATCAGTTTCCGGTATTGTTGAGCGTGCGCTTCGCGATGCTGAAAATTATATTTCCGGCGGCGTTCATGGCCTTATTATCGAAAATCACGGGGATATTCCTTTTTCCAAACCTGAGGATATCGGGCATGAAACCTCCGCGCTGATGGCGGTGATTACCGAGAAAGTGCGAGAGCGTTTTGCTGTGCCGCTGGGTATTAACGTTCTGGCTAACGCTGCAATCCCGGCGATGGCTATCGCCCTGGCGGGCGGAGCCGATTTCGTCCGCGTAAACCAGTGGGCCAACGCCTATATTGCCAACGAAGGATTTATTGAAGGGGCGGCCGCCAAGGCACTGCGCTACCGCAGTATGCTGCGCGCCGAGCATATCCGCGTTTTTGCCGACAGCCACGTTAAGCACGGCAGTCATGCCATCGTGGCCGATCGTTCGATTCAGGAACTGACGCGTGACGTCGATTTCTTCGAGGCTGATGCGGTGATCGCCACCGGCCAGCGCACGGGGGATAGCGCCACGATGGAGGAAATTGATGAGATCCGTGCTGCCACGGAGCTACCGCTGTTAGTGGGCTCCGGGGTGACGCCGGGCAACGTGCGCCAGATCCTTGGGCGAACTCAAGGAGTCATAGTGGCCAGTACGATGAAGGTCGATGGCGTCTGGTGGAATGATGTTGAGCTGGCCCGGGTTAAGCATTTTATGTCAGTCGCGCAGGCCGCGCTCGAGGAGGAATAA